The following proteins are co-located in the Phocoena phocoena chromosome 1, mPhoPho1.1, whole genome shotgun sequence genome:
- the BATF3 gene encoding LOW QUALITY PROTEIN: basic leucine zipper transcriptional factor ATF-like 3 (The sequence of the model RefSeq protein was modified relative to this genomic sequence to represent the inferred CDS: substituted 1 base at 1 genomic stop codon), whose amino-acid sequence MSQGLPAAGSVLQRSFAAPGNQAQPQGPQHHTXPNLPPQSPEDDDRKVRRREKNRVAAQRSRKKQTQKADKLHEEYECLEQENTVLRREIGKLTEELKHLSELLKEHEKICPLLLCPVNFVPVPRLDPVAGCLPR is encoded by the exons ATGTCGCAAGGGCTCCCGGCCGCCGGCAGCGTCCTGCAGAGGAGCTTCGCGGCTCCGGGGAACCAGGCGCAGCCGCAG GGGCCTCAGCATCACACCTGACCAAACCTTCCCCCCCAGAGCCCTGAGGATGATGACAGGAAGGTCcgaaggagggaaaaaaaccgAGTTGCTGCTCAGAGAAGCCGGAAGAAGCAGACCCAGAAGGCTGACAAACTCCATGAG GAGTATGAGTGCCTGGAGCAAGAAAACACAGTGCTGCGGAGAGAGATCGGGAAGCTGACGGAGGAGCTGAAGCACCTGAGCGAGTTGCTGAAGGAGCACGAGAAGATATGCCCGCTGCTGCTCTGCCCCGTGAACTTTGTACCGGTGCCGCGGCTGGACCCCGTGGCTGGCTGCCTGCCCCGGTGA